A DNA window from Centroberyx gerrardi isolate f3 chromosome 5, fCenGer3.hap1.cur.20231027, whole genome shotgun sequence contains the following coding sequences:
- the stx16 gene encoding syntaxin-16 isoform X1 translates to MATRRLTDAFLLMRNNAIQNRQILAEQVSTYDPRRTLSTRSNAALADDRMALVSGISLDPEAAIGVTKKLPPKWVDGVDEIQYEITRVRQKMKELASLHDKHMNRPTLDDSSEEEHAIEITTQEITQMFHRCQRAVTGLQSRCGHCTEQEERLLRNVVSSLAQSLQELSTNFRHTQSSYLKRMKNREERSKHFFDSGPLMEEDEDLALYDRGFTDDQLMLVEQNTVMVEEREREIRQIVQSISDLNEIFRDLAGMVVEQGTVLDRIDFNVEQACVKTEDGLKQLQKAEQYQKKNRKMLVILILFVIVIVLILILFGTKF, encoded by the exons ATGGCAACTAGGCGTCTGACCGATGCCTTCTTGTTAATGCGGAACAATGCAATCCAAAACCGGCAGATATTGGCTGAGCAAGTGAGTACATACGACCCCCGTCGTACTCTGAGTACACGTAGCAATGCTGCG ttGGCTGATGACCGAATGGCCCTGGTGTCAGGAATCAGTCTGGATCCTGAAGCTGCCATTGGAGTCACCAAAAAGCTGCCGCCCAAATGGGTAGATGGGGTCGATGAG ATCCAGTATGAAATCACACGGGTTCGGCAGAAGATGAAGGAACTGGCTTCACTTCATGACAAGCATATGAATCGTCCCACACTGGATGACAGTAGTGAGGAAGAGCATGCCATAGAAATCACTACTCAGGAGATTACACAG ATGTTCCATCGATGTCAGCGAGCTGTGACAGGTTTGCAGTCTCGCTGTGGCCATTGCACTGAGCAGGAAGAGAGGCTGTTGAGGAACGTGGTCTCCTCTCTGGCACAGAGCCTGCAGGAGCTCTCCACCAATTTCAGACATACACAGTCCAGCTACCTAAAAC gtatGAAGAATCGTGAGGAAAGATCAAAGCACTTTTTTGACTCCGGACCACTAATGGAAGAGGACGAAGATTTAGCTCTATATGACAGG GGCTTCACAGATGACCAGCTGATGCTGGTGGAGCAGAACACGGTTATGGTTGAGGAACGAGAGAGGGAGATCCGGCAGATAGTACAGTCCATCTCAGATCTCAATGAGATTTTTCGGGACTTGGCTGGAATGGTGGTCGAACAG GGCACGGTGCTTGACAGAATTGACTTCAACGTGGAGCAGGCGTGCGTTAAAACAGAAGACGGATTAAAACAGTTACAAAAg GCTGAACAGTatcagaagaaaaacagaaagatgcTGGTCATTTTGATCCTCTTCGTCATAGTCATTGTTCTAATACTTATTCTTTTTGGAACAAAGTTTTAA
- the stx16 gene encoding syntaxin-16 isoform X2: protein MATRRLTDAFLLMRNNAIQNRQILAEQLADDRMALVSGISLDPEAAIGVTKKLPPKWVDGVDEIQYEITRVRQKMKELASLHDKHMNRPTLDDSSEEEHAIEITTQEITQMFHRCQRAVTGLQSRCGHCTEQEERLLRNVVSSLAQSLQELSTNFRHTQSSYLKRMKNREERSKHFFDSGPLMEEDEDLALYDRGFTDDQLMLVEQNTVMVEEREREIRQIVQSISDLNEIFRDLAGMVVEQGTVLDRIDFNVEQACVKTEDGLKQLQKAEQYQKKNRKMLVILILFVIVIVLILILFGTKF from the exons ATGGCAACTAGGCGTCTGACCGATGCCTTCTTGTTAATGCGGAACAATGCAATCCAAAACCGGCAGATATTGGCTGAGCAA ttGGCTGATGACCGAATGGCCCTGGTGTCAGGAATCAGTCTGGATCCTGAAGCTGCCATTGGAGTCACCAAAAAGCTGCCGCCCAAATGGGTAGATGGGGTCGATGAG ATCCAGTATGAAATCACACGGGTTCGGCAGAAGATGAAGGAACTGGCTTCACTTCATGACAAGCATATGAATCGTCCCACACTGGATGACAGTAGTGAGGAAGAGCATGCCATAGAAATCACTACTCAGGAGATTACACAG ATGTTCCATCGATGTCAGCGAGCTGTGACAGGTTTGCAGTCTCGCTGTGGCCATTGCACTGAGCAGGAAGAGAGGCTGTTGAGGAACGTGGTCTCCTCTCTGGCACAGAGCCTGCAGGAGCTCTCCACCAATTTCAGACATACACAGTCCAGCTACCTAAAAC gtatGAAGAATCGTGAGGAAAGATCAAAGCACTTTTTTGACTCCGGACCACTAATGGAAGAGGACGAAGATTTAGCTCTATATGACAGG GGCTTCACAGATGACCAGCTGATGCTGGTGGAGCAGAACACGGTTATGGTTGAGGAACGAGAGAGGGAGATCCGGCAGATAGTACAGTCCATCTCAGATCTCAATGAGATTTTTCGGGACTTGGCTGGAATGGTGGTCGAACAG GGCACGGTGCTTGACAGAATTGACTTCAACGTGGAGCAGGCGTGCGTTAAAACAGAAGACGGATTAAAACAGTTACAAAAg GCTGAACAGTatcagaagaaaaacagaaagatgcTGGTCATTTTGATCCTCTTCGTCATAGTCATTGTTCTAATACTTATTCTTTTTGGAACAAAGTTTTAA
- the stx16 gene encoding syntaxin-16 isoform X3: protein MALVSGISLDPEAAIGVTKKLPPKWVDGVDEIQYEITRVRQKMKELASLHDKHMNRPTLDDSSEEEHAIEITTQEITQMFHRCQRAVTGLQSRCGHCTEQEERLLRNVVSSLAQSLQELSTNFRHTQSSYLKRMKNREERSKHFFDSGPLMEEDEDLALYDRGFTDDQLMLVEQNTVMVEEREREIRQIVQSISDLNEIFRDLAGMVVEQGTVLDRIDFNVEQACVKTEDGLKQLQKAEQYQKKNRKMLVILILFVIVIVLILILFGTKF from the exons ATGGCCCTGGTGTCAGGAATCAGTCTGGATCCTGAAGCTGCCATTGGAGTCACCAAAAAGCTGCCGCCCAAATGGGTAGATGGGGTCGATGAG ATCCAGTATGAAATCACACGGGTTCGGCAGAAGATGAAGGAACTGGCTTCACTTCATGACAAGCATATGAATCGTCCCACACTGGATGACAGTAGTGAGGAAGAGCATGCCATAGAAATCACTACTCAGGAGATTACACAG ATGTTCCATCGATGTCAGCGAGCTGTGACAGGTTTGCAGTCTCGCTGTGGCCATTGCACTGAGCAGGAAGAGAGGCTGTTGAGGAACGTGGTCTCCTCTCTGGCACAGAGCCTGCAGGAGCTCTCCACCAATTTCAGACATACACAGTCCAGCTACCTAAAAC gtatGAAGAATCGTGAGGAAAGATCAAAGCACTTTTTTGACTCCGGACCACTAATGGAAGAGGACGAAGATTTAGCTCTATATGACAGG GGCTTCACAGATGACCAGCTGATGCTGGTGGAGCAGAACACGGTTATGGTTGAGGAACGAGAGAGGGAGATCCGGCAGATAGTACAGTCCATCTCAGATCTCAATGAGATTTTTCGGGACTTGGCTGGAATGGTGGTCGAACAG GGCACGGTGCTTGACAGAATTGACTTCAACGTGGAGCAGGCGTGCGTTAAAACAGAAGACGGATTAAAACAGTTACAAAAg GCTGAACAGTatcagaagaaaaacagaaagatgcTGGTCATTTTGATCCTCTTCGTCATAGTCATTGTTCTAATACTTATTCTTTTTGGAACAAAGTTTTAA
- the dgkab gene encoding diacylglycerol kinase, alpha b isoform X1, translating to MALSEDAEGSLTPVDFIQLQQYMEYSSLRVKDVVKEFHAGGRLVQHRFGECIDAVGFCLFLKTYLEVDDFPADFCQRLFRYFQNVEQDGSMRSPVPKGGGVFLRDVSCYFSVLEEAQPREKLEFTFKLYDKDGNGLLDSSEVDRIITQMMRAADYLGWDVTELRPVLKDMMTAIDVDDSGTVTLEEWVKGGMNNVPLLVLLGLKMTVRDGQHIWRMKHFNKPTYCNVCQSMLLGLGKQGLCCNCCKYTVHSQCANKNPAPCARTFVKSKKEIGEPAHDWISADCNSSKCQVCHKKIKTSAGKRCVWCHEMRHDDCVLSGLSACDCGSLRDHILPPWAIYAVSKEEDTSLLNVTPDGHVLQIVPVPDTHPLLVFVNPKSGGKQGERVLRKFQYLLNPRQVYNLSNGGPAPGLHFFRNLREYRILVCGGDGTVGWILDAIDKEELQVHPPIAVLPLGTGNDLARCLRWGGGYEGSDLTEILKETESSVLVPVDRWSIRVIPDDPKEAGDPVPYEIINNYFSIGVDASIAHRFHSMREKHPQRFNSRMKNKLWYFEFATSESISASCKNLKECFSIECCGTPLDLSSLSLEGIAVLNIPSMHGGSNLWGESKKPDRASVSEEEPSEVITDPELLKTSSQDMSDKRLEVVALEGVLEMGQIYTGLKSAGHRLAQTSQITIRTNKALPMQIDGEPWMQPPCTIHITHKNQANMLMAAPTKPSGFFHLK from the exons ATGGCGCTGTCTGAAGACGCAGAAGGCTCTCTGACTCCTGTGGATTTTATCCAGCTGCAGCAGTACATGGAAT ATAGCAGCTTGAGGGTGAAGGACGTGGTTAAGGAGTTTCATGCCGGAGGCCGGCTGGTGCAGCACAGGTTTGGAGAG TGCATCGATGCAGTGGGGTTCTGTCTCTTCCTGAAGACCTACCTGGAGGTGGACGACTTCCCCGCTGACTTCTGCCAACGCCTCTTTCGCTATTTTCAGAATGTGGAGCAGGATGGGTCTATGAGGAGCCCTGTACCCAAAGGAG GTGGGGTCTTCCTCCGTGACGTGTCCTGTTACTTCTCTGTGCTGGAGGAAGCACAGCCGCGGGAGAAGCTCGaat TTACCTTCAAACTTTATGACAAAGATGGCAATGGACTCCTGGACAGCTCT GAAGTGGATCGTATTATCACCCAGATGATGCGGGCTGCAGACTATCTGGGTTGGGATGTGACTGAACTCAGACCA GTGCTGAAGGACATGATGACGGCGATTGATGTGGATGACAGTGGGACTGTCACCCTGGAGGAATGGGTGAAGGGAGGCATGAACAATGTGCCTTTACTGGTGCTGCTTGGACTGAAG ATGACAGTGAGGGATGGGCAGCATATTTGGAGGATGAAGCATTTTAACAAGCCGACCTACTGTAACGTGTGTCAGAGCATGCTGCTCGGTCTGGGGAAGCAGGGACTCTGCTGCAACT GCTGCAAGTACACTGTCCACAGTCAATGTGCCAACAAGAATCCTGCACCGTGCGCTCGCACCTTTGTCAAATCTAAAAAGGAGATTGGT GAGCCGGCCCACGACTGGATCAGTGCAGATTGTAACTCCAGTAAGTGTCAGGTCTGCCACAAGAAGATCAAGACCTCAGCAGGGAAGCGGTGCGTGTGGTGCCACGAGATG CGTCATGATGACTGCGTGCTCTCCGGCTTATCAGCATGTGATTGCGGGTCGCTGAGAGATCATATACTCCCTCCATGGGCCATATATGCCGTCTCAAAG gAAGAGGACACCAGCCTGCTGAATGTCACCCCTGACGGCCACGTCCTGCAG attgTTCCAGTTCCAGACACCCACCCTCTGCTGGTATTTGTGAACCCAAAGAGTGGAGGAAAGCAGGGTGAGAG AGTGCTGAGGAAGTTCCAGTACCTACTGAACCCACGTCAAGTGTATAACCTGTCCAATGGAGGTCCTGCCCCAGG ACTGCATTTCTTCCGCAACCTGCGTGAGTACAGGATCTTGGTGTGCGGAGGAGACGGCACGGTTGGGTGGATTCTGGATGCTATAG ACAAAGAAGAGCTCCAGGTGCATCCTCCAATCGCAGTCCTGCCTCTGGGCACTGGGAACGATCTGGCCCGCTGCCTGCGCTGGGGAGGGG GGTACGAGGGGTCGGATTTGACTGAGATCCTAAAGGAGACTGAAAGCAGTGTGTTGGTGCCTGTGGACCGCTGGAGCATTCGGGTGATACCAGACGACCCCAAAGAGGCAGGAGACCCGGTGCCCTACGAGATCATCAACAACTACTTCTCCATTGGAGTG GATGCCTCTATTGCTCACCGTTTCCACTCTATGAGAGAGAAACACCCCCAGAGGTTCAACAGCAG AATGAAGAACAAACTTTGGTATTTTGAGTTTGCCACTTCCGAGTCCATCTCTGCCTCCTGCAAGAACCTGAAGGAGtgtttcagcattgag TGCTGTGGGACCCCTCTGGACCTGAGCAGCCTGTCTCTGGAGGGCATAGCGGTCCTCAACATACCCAGCATGCATGGAGGCTCCAACCTGTGGGGTGAATCAAAGAAGCCTGATCGAGCTAGCGTGTCAGAGGAGGAGCCCAGTGAGGTGATCACTGACCCTGAGCTGCTGAAAACGAGCTCACAAG ACATGAGCGACAAGCGTTTGGAGGTGGTGGCGCTGGAGGGCGTCTTAGAGATGGGTCAGATCTACACTGGGCTGAAGAGCGCTGGGCACAGACTGGCACAAACCTCTCAAATTACCATCAG GACAAACAAAGCCCTGCCCATGCAAATCGATGGGGAACCCTGGATGCAGCCTCCCTGCACT ATCCACATAACTCACAAGAACCAAGCCAACATGCTCATGGCTGCACCAACAAAACCCTCCGGTTTCTTCCACCTCAAGTAG
- the dgkab gene encoding diacylglycerol kinase, alpha b isoform X2 — MRSPVPKGGGVFLRDVSCYFSVLEEAQPREKLEFTFKLYDKDGNGLLDSSEVDRIITQMMRAADYLGWDVTELRPVLKDMMTAIDVDDSGTVTLEEWVKGGMNNVPLLVLLGLKMTVRDGQHIWRMKHFNKPTYCNVCQSMLLGLGKQGLCCNCCKYTVHSQCANKNPAPCARTFVKSKKEIGEPAHDWISADCNSSKCQVCHKKIKTSAGKRCVWCHEMRHDDCVLSGLSACDCGSLRDHILPPWAIYAVSKEEDTSLLNVTPDGHVLQIVPVPDTHPLLVFVNPKSGGKQGERVLRKFQYLLNPRQVYNLSNGGPAPGLHFFRNLREYRILVCGGDGTVGWILDAIDKEELQVHPPIAVLPLGTGNDLARCLRWGGGYEGSDLTEILKETESSVLVPVDRWSIRVIPDDPKEAGDPVPYEIINNYFSIGVDASIAHRFHSMREKHPQRFNSRMKNKLWYFEFATSESISASCKNLKECFSIECCGTPLDLSSLSLEGIAVLNIPSMHGGSNLWGESKKPDRASVSEEEPSEVITDPELLKTSSQDMSDKRLEVVALEGVLEMGQIYTGLKSAGHRLAQTSQITIRTNKALPMQIDGEPWMQPPCTIHITHKNQANMLMAAPTKPSGFFHLK, encoded by the exons ATGAGGAGCCCTGTACCCAAAGGAG GTGGGGTCTTCCTCCGTGACGTGTCCTGTTACTTCTCTGTGCTGGAGGAAGCACAGCCGCGGGAGAAGCTCGaat TTACCTTCAAACTTTATGACAAAGATGGCAATGGACTCCTGGACAGCTCT GAAGTGGATCGTATTATCACCCAGATGATGCGGGCTGCAGACTATCTGGGTTGGGATGTGACTGAACTCAGACCA GTGCTGAAGGACATGATGACGGCGATTGATGTGGATGACAGTGGGACTGTCACCCTGGAGGAATGGGTGAAGGGAGGCATGAACAATGTGCCTTTACTGGTGCTGCTTGGACTGAAG ATGACAGTGAGGGATGGGCAGCATATTTGGAGGATGAAGCATTTTAACAAGCCGACCTACTGTAACGTGTGTCAGAGCATGCTGCTCGGTCTGGGGAAGCAGGGACTCTGCTGCAACT GCTGCAAGTACACTGTCCACAGTCAATGTGCCAACAAGAATCCTGCACCGTGCGCTCGCACCTTTGTCAAATCTAAAAAGGAGATTGGT GAGCCGGCCCACGACTGGATCAGTGCAGATTGTAACTCCAGTAAGTGTCAGGTCTGCCACAAGAAGATCAAGACCTCAGCAGGGAAGCGGTGCGTGTGGTGCCACGAGATG CGTCATGATGACTGCGTGCTCTCCGGCTTATCAGCATGTGATTGCGGGTCGCTGAGAGATCATATACTCCCTCCATGGGCCATATATGCCGTCTCAAAG gAAGAGGACACCAGCCTGCTGAATGTCACCCCTGACGGCCACGTCCTGCAG attgTTCCAGTTCCAGACACCCACCCTCTGCTGGTATTTGTGAACCCAAAGAGTGGAGGAAAGCAGGGTGAGAG AGTGCTGAGGAAGTTCCAGTACCTACTGAACCCACGTCAAGTGTATAACCTGTCCAATGGAGGTCCTGCCCCAGG ACTGCATTTCTTCCGCAACCTGCGTGAGTACAGGATCTTGGTGTGCGGAGGAGACGGCACGGTTGGGTGGATTCTGGATGCTATAG ACAAAGAAGAGCTCCAGGTGCATCCTCCAATCGCAGTCCTGCCTCTGGGCACTGGGAACGATCTGGCCCGCTGCCTGCGCTGGGGAGGGG GGTACGAGGGGTCGGATTTGACTGAGATCCTAAAGGAGACTGAAAGCAGTGTGTTGGTGCCTGTGGACCGCTGGAGCATTCGGGTGATACCAGACGACCCCAAAGAGGCAGGAGACCCGGTGCCCTACGAGATCATCAACAACTACTTCTCCATTGGAGTG GATGCCTCTATTGCTCACCGTTTCCACTCTATGAGAGAGAAACACCCCCAGAGGTTCAACAGCAG AATGAAGAACAAACTTTGGTATTTTGAGTTTGCCACTTCCGAGTCCATCTCTGCCTCCTGCAAGAACCTGAAGGAGtgtttcagcattgag TGCTGTGGGACCCCTCTGGACCTGAGCAGCCTGTCTCTGGAGGGCATAGCGGTCCTCAACATACCCAGCATGCATGGAGGCTCCAACCTGTGGGGTGAATCAAAGAAGCCTGATCGAGCTAGCGTGTCAGAGGAGGAGCCCAGTGAGGTGATCACTGACCCTGAGCTGCTGAAAACGAGCTCACAAG ACATGAGCGACAAGCGTTTGGAGGTGGTGGCGCTGGAGGGCGTCTTAGAGATGGGTCAGATCTACACTGGGCTGAAGAGCGCTGGGCACAGACTGGCACAAACCTCTCAAATTACCATCAG GACAAACAAAGCCCTGCCCATGCAAATCGATGGGGAACCCTGGATGCAGCCTCCCTGCACT ATCCACATAACTCACAAGAACCAAGCCAACATGCTCATGGCTGCACCAACAAAACCCTCCGGTTTCTTCCACCTCAAGTAG